The nucleotide sequence TGGCGAATTTGAGCGATATCGCCGGCCAGGCGCTGGTAATCGAAGAAGTAACGCTTGCCTGGCTCGTCGGCCACCTGAGCGCTACGACGTGCGGTGTCCTCCAAGGCATTTAACTGGCGGATCATCACTTCCAGGTTGGCCTGTTCGGAGGCCGAGGCAGCCGCTGCATAGGGGATAGGCAAACCCCATCCAAAAAGCGCAATGAGGCCTGTTAAGGCAAGTCGGCAAGTGAGTGCAGTGAGGCGTGGATACTGGATCACGGCTGGGCTCTGGTAATTCCTGATGCCGTCAGCTTGCCGTTTTCATCCCAGCCCACGCCGCAAGAAAAACATATTCAGGTCCTGATTGATTTCTTCAGATTGCCATCTGCCGGCTATACGCTTTGGATCTGTCGCTTGAAGAACAGTAAGTAACCGGTGGGC is from Pseudomonas marginalis and encodes:
- a CDS encoding RAQPRD family integrative conjugative element protein, whose translation is MALFGWGLPIPYAAAASASEQANLEVMIRQLNALEDTARRSAQVADEPGKRYFFDYQRLAGDIAQIRHGLEGYLTPSRAQPRDPVELSGQYTAEGHKP